The DNA sequence AGATCTGGAACTGGGGTGGGCTGCGAATATCGGCATGAATACGCTACGTGTGTATTTACATGACTTGGTATGGGCAGACGATGAGGACGGGTTATACCAGCGTATGGACGAATTTCTAACCATCTGCGACAAGCATGGTATCCGGCCCTGGTTCGTCTTTTTTGATGATTGCCACTTTCCCAATCCTCAGCTGGGAGAACAGCCCCTTCCCGTTCGTGCTTATCACAATTCCGCTTGGCTCAACAGCCCTGCCCGCGACCTTGCCAAGCGCTACGCCAAGGGGAAAGCTTCTCCTGAAGAGATCGCCCACCTCAAAGGATATGTACAGGGAACAATGGAGCGGTTCAAGAAAGACAAACGAATCCTGATGTGGGAACTCTACAACGAGCCCGGCCGTGGCAATGGCTTGAATGGAGATATGGGAGCCAAATCTAAAAAGACCCGGATCGGGGATCTTTCCCAAAAATTGGTATTCGACTCTTGGGTATGGGCAAGGGACGTCAACCCTTCGCAACCCATCACTTCCTGTACTGCTGGGAGCGTCGGAAAAAACAACATCAAGATCAATCGCCTCAATAGCGATCTACATTCCATCCATAGCTACACCGAGCCTCAAGAATTGAAAACCTTGATCACCGACTATCAAAAGGATGGCCGTCCGGTCATCATCACGGAGTGGCTAGCGCGAGACAGAGGAAGCACAGTAGAAGCTTGCCTTCCTGTGATGAAGGAAATGAATGTTGGCGCCGTCAACTGGGGATTCGTCTCAGGCAAATCTGCAACAATCTGGAATTGGGGAAGTCGCAAAAACCCGGCAGGTAAAAAACGGAGCGTCTTGCAGGAGCGCGCAGAAGGAAATGTCGTCCAGCCAGGAGAGGCAATGCCAGAACCGGAAGTGTGGTTCCATGATCTCTTCCGCTACGACGGTACGCCTTACAGCACCGCGGAAATCGAGCTCTTTCAAAGCTTGACTACCGACAACTCTTAGAAATCTCACGATCTGCCACTCCAATGGTTTTGGGTGGCAGATCGCTCGATGATACACAGCCATCTAAACGCCTTTCCAACGATCATCCTTTTCATGCACCCACAATGATCCAAAAACTGACATTCTGCTTGATGCTATTGACTAGCCTCGGACTAGGCGCACACTCGCTTCAAGCTCAAAACAAAACTCAACAGAAAGCCGCCTTCTATGCTGAGCAGGCTGCTGCCGAGTTCGGACTCGACGCAGATGCACAACAACAGATTTATCAAGCCAAATTGGGGCTCATGAAAGCCAATCGGCAAATTACCAAGCGGAAAAAATCTGGAGAATTCGAATCCAAGGAAGCCACTAAAAAAGCCCGGATGCAAGCTCAAAAGCCCTTTTTGGATAAGATCAGATCCATTACTGGTGCGAGCCCAAAAGCCTTCAAACAATTCAACAAGCGGGCTAATGAAAAAATGAATGCCGCCCCATAAAGGCTTTCGAAGTTATTCCCGTGCTTGGCTGCTGCCAATCCATCCATTCGAGCTATGAGAAAGTTACGATCTTCTCTACGTTGGCGAATGCCTTTTTCGCAAGGCAAAGGAGCTGTTTACATCCTATCAAGCAGTAATTTGAGTTCCTTTTGCATCAAAGGACTGACAGTCTGGTTGATCATGATGGCAGGTAGTGCCGCATTCTCCCAGACCAACATTTCGATTGATTTTGGACAACCCGCCTATTTTCCATTGATCAAGGACAAGGGCAGCACCTTTCAGGAAGGAAGGCCCAACAAACCGACCATTTCAGCAGCGATGGCGCCAATGTCTGACCTCAAACAAGGAGCTTTTCGCGCTTTGGTCAATCAAGGAGGTTCCAATTTCATCTGGAAAAATGGGAGCAACATTCAAGCGGCCCGGAACACGGACTATGACCTGATAGCCAATATCTGTCATGGCAACCACATGGAACCCATGTTTACGCTCTACCAAACGCCTGACGCTTGGCTTCCGGCTGGAGCGACCTCTTCCAAAGTCCCCCCTACCAATTTTGTGGAATATGCAGAAGGGATCGGCAAATTCGTCGAGCTATACACGAATGTCAAACCCATCGTCTGGGAGGTCTGGAACGAGCCACAAAATGGCAATAGTTTCCTGATCACCGACAATACCATTCGCGACTACAACCTGATCTATGAAAATGTTGCACCCGAGGTCCGAAGTGCCGATCCGGATGCCGTGATTGCGGGACCGGCCATGGCGAATACATCCAGTGTGATTGATGCTTTTTCGGAAGCATTTCTAGACAATGTCCGAAACAAAAACCTTCCCCTCGACTACTACTCCATTCACAGCTACAATCGATTTGGGAATGGCATAGATCGCTTGAAGGATATCATCGATGTGTCCAGAGCCAATCTGAGCAATGATTTCCAGACGGTTCCCATGATTTTCACGGAGTATGAGCAAACGCCTACAGGAGACAATCCCGACCGAGAGTTTACCATCGGTGCGGTCAGATGGCTGGAGGATATCGACTTCTTTTTGGAGCAGACAGACATCCCAATTGTCACTTGGAATCGGTACCAATTCAAAGGAAGCGGCAATTCAGGCGGGCTGGTAGACGACCAACAAAACCGTCGTCCGATCTACTGGGCATACAAGGTATTTGGAGACATGCCCACTGAGCGGAAGGAATTGACCATCAACAATGCTCCCAATGGACTCGATGGTTTTGCTTCTGCGGACGAATCGGGTGCGGGGATTTTGATCTGGAATAATTCCAATAACACCCGAAGTATCAATTTACAGACGTCCAATCTTCCATTCTCAAGTGGTACTGTGAAACTCTACCGAATTGATGCTGATCATTCTAGCTACCTCGAAAACAGCAACAATGACAATCTCTCCCAGATTTGGAGCAGAAACTTGAGCACCCTCAATAATACCACACTCAGTATTCCGGGTCCGGGCATCATTTACCTAGAAATCACCCCCAATACTGTACCTGCTTCCCCCACGATGGTATCTGCTGACTATATCCGAGCATGGCAGTTCACCGCTCGAAAATCGGCCGGGGGAATCTTCCAACACTACGGCCATTTCGACTGGAATACATGGACAGGTCGAATGGGGGTAAAAACCAATACCGGTCGCGGAATGTGCGGTGTAACAATGGATAATACGCCTAGTGCAGTAGGGTTCCAATTCAAGACCTTCGACATGAATCCCGCCAACAACAATAATGCCTTGGTGGCGATTCGAGTAGACTACATGAATGGAAACAATGCCCTGAAAAGCGTCATGTTGCGGAGTAACATCTACAATGCAAACAGAACCAGCAAATTACCTTGGGGCGATAATGTCGCTACCGGAGATGTGGTCATCAACAAAGGAACTGCAATTGGTGACAACTCCATTTTTGATTTCAATATCAACCAAAACGCCCCCAATAACTGGAACAATCAGCGCCGAGTCATCATTTCCTTCATCATGGAGAATACCGGCCCCGAGTCTCAAGGAGTTGCCAGAATTCTTCAAGCGGGCCAAGAAACCACTTCCGTACCTACCGGAGAAATCTTCATTCAGCATAAATCCAGTGGGAATAAACTCCACAACAATCAAAACAACAATGGGGACATCGTGAATACAATTGCCCCTACGTTCACTGGAGACAACGTCCGCTGGAAACTCATCCCCATCAATGACGATCCCGGCTATTATCGTTTGGAGCACAAAGCCTCCGGTCGATGGTTCCACTGCCAAGAAGATGGCATTACGAACTTTCAACTAGGTCCCACTTCTTGGACAGGTGAGCGCACCAAATGGACAGTGGTTCCGGTGGATAATACGTTCTTCCGATTGGAACATAAGGCTAGTGGGAAATGGCTTCACGTCGGTTCAGATGGTACGACCAACTTCAGTTTAGGGCCCACCACATTTACAGGAGACAATACGCAGTGGGAATTTATTTCCGCTTCAAGTAATCGAAAAGCTCAAGTATCGGAGGAACTGAATGAGGGCCGTCTTAAGGCTTGGCCCAATCCTGCTACAGGAAGTAATCTGGTGGTAGAGGGACTCAATAAGGGGGAGCGTATTCGTGTTTTCGATCTTTTGGGAAAGTTGGTCTATGATGGCACTGCCTCTGGTGAGACGCAAAAGTTCGACATTTCCGATTGGGGAACAGGCATGTTTTTGCTTTATGTCAATGCATTGAATCAGGATCAGGTATTGAAGATTTTGGTCAAATAAAGTCCCCAAACGATTTCCGAATGACGATTTAGGCATTTGGAATACAAGAATTTGGACAGTTTGAGTAGTGTCCCAAGAAGCGCAGTTCGATTTTCGGGCTGCGCTGCTGTGTTTTGAGAAAGTGATGAACATTCAGAAGCGTTCCTACGCATTGCCCTTTATATATCCGCTCCGATGATCCTATCGTCCAGTTGGGATCATTGGTGAGAATGTTTCACTTACCTTGGACGATCTTCTAAACCCCAAAGACGATCCTCCCAATTCAATGCAGAACATTTAGGCAGTTTTAAGGCAAAGTCAGGAATATCCTATTTCCCGGCTTGGCCGACTTTGTGTACGGAAATGCTCCGAAGGTCGACTCTACATTGTCAATTCACCAACATTCGATCGAATGGCTTCTTTCTTGAATCACCTATTTTCCTATGGTCTGCTGCTTGTTCTCCTTTGGGGAAAAGGAACAGTATTCGCTCAGCAAAAACCCAACGTCCTGTTCATTGCTATAGATGATCTCAATGACTACGTATCCCTGCTTCAAGACTATCCGGGCATTCAGACGCCCAATTTGGATAAGTTTGCCAAACAGGCCATGACCTTTACCAATGCCCATACAGCGGCCCCCCTGTGTAATCCATCTCGCACAGCTGTCCTGACAGGATTTGGGCCCAATCGTACAGGGATACATTCCAACAAAGACAAGATTCAGGATTCGGAAATCGCTCTGGCCGCTACCTTCCTCCCCGAACT is a window from the Pontibacter sp. G13 genome containing:
- a CDS encoding GH39 family glycosyl hydrolase — translated: MRKLRSSLRWRMPFSQGKGAVYILSSSNLSSFCIKGLTVWLIMMAGSAAFSQTNISIDFGQPAYFPLIKDKGSTFQEGRPNKPTISAAMAPMSDLKQGAFRALVNQGGSNFIWKNGSNIQAARNTDYDLIANICHGNHMEPMFTLYQTPDAWLPAGATSSKVPPTNFVEYAEGIGKFVELYTNVKPIVWEVWNEPQNGNSFLITDNTIRDYNLIYENVAPEVRSADPDAVIAGPAMANTSSVIDAFSEAFLDNVRNKNLPLDYYSIHSYNRFGNGIDRLKDIIDVSRANLSNDFQTVPMIFTEYEQTPTGDNPDREFTIGAVRWLEDIDFFLEQTDIPIVTWNRYQFKGSGNSGGLVDDQQNRRPIYWAYKVFGDMPTERKELTINNAPNGLDGFASADESGAGILIWNNSNNTRSINLQTSNLPFSSGTVKLYRIDADHSSYLENSNNDNLSQIWSRNLSTLNNTTLSIPGPGIIYLEITPNTVPASPTMVSADYIRAWQFTARKSAGGIFQHYGHFDWNTWTGRMGVKTNTGRGMCGVTMDNTPSAVGFQFKTFDMNPANNNNALVAIRVDYMNGNNALKSVMLRSNIYNANRTSKLPWGDNVATGDVVINKGTAIGDNSIFDFNINQNAPNNWNNQRRVIISFIMENTGPESQGVARILQAGQETTSVPTGEIFIQHKSSGNKLHNNQNNNGDIVNTIAPTFTGDNVRWKLIPINDDPGYYRLEHKASGRWFHCQEDGITNFQLGPTSWTGERTKWTVVPVDNTFFRLEHKASGKWLHVGSDGTTNFSLGPTTFTGDNTQWEFISASSNRKAQVSEELNEGRLKAWPNPATGSNLVVEGLNKGERIRVFDLLGKLVYDGTASGETQKFDISDWGTGMFLLYVNALNQDQVLKILVK
- a CDS encoding cellulase family glycosylhydrolase, which translates into the protein MKLFLPGLLLILSFFSACAQQAPQELQTVKGRWNEKKINKWYAKQPWLVGCNYYPATAINQIDMWQASTWDPERIDLELGWAANIGMNTLRVYLHDLVWADDEDGLYQRMDEFLTICDKHGIRPWFVFFDDCHFPNPQLGEQPLPVRAYHNSAWLNSPARDLAKRYAKGKASPEEIAHLKGYVQGTMERFKKDKRILMWELYNEPGRGNGLNGDMGAKSKKTRIGDLSQKLVFDSWVWARDVNPSQPITSCTAGSVGKNNIKINRLNSDLHSIHSYTEPQELKTLITDYQKDGRPVIITEWLARDRGSTVEACLPVMKEMNVGAVNWGFVSGKSATIWNWGSRKNPAGKKRSVLQERAEGNVVQPGEAMPEPEVWFHDLFRYDGTPYSTAEIELFQSLTTDNS